The Deltaproteobacteria bacterium genome includes a window with the following:
- a CDS encoding radical SAM protein, producing the protein MKITFIRPNIGDRPSLDAMTPLVFAYLSAMTPIDVDRVLYDDRIESIPFDEPTDLVAITVETYTARRAYWIANQFRLRGVPVVMGGYHPTFMPHEALRYADSVAIGDAEGIWNEILNDFKNNELKPVYRQNALRPLKYIKPDRSIFSGKRYAPIPLVQYARGCKYACEFCSISAFYGKNLRQRNISEVIEEIETLNRKHIFIVDDNIFVDERKAELFFEALIPLKIKWSSQVSIDVALNPKLLNLMKKSGCLSVVVGFESLSFKNLAQMKKGWNLKQNYETAIERLRDIGVMIYGTFVHGYDNDTKDTFEETVNFAIKNKFFLANFNPLTPTPGAKLYTRLKKEGKLLNDPWWLDPNYAYGKATFTPKGMTPTELEEGCFWARKEFNKFQNIVYRSNDFKANMGSPYSSLVFWGANLVSKYEILRKQGSPLGIAQSEIPVLKTDFNFNKPIFDTTGKIVKNVEEGDPPIYGYGVGEV; encoded by the coding sequence ATGAAAATTACATTTATTAGACCTAACATTGGTGATAGGCCTTCTCTTGATGCAATGACTCCACTAGTTTTTGCTTATTTGTCGGCAATGACTCCTATTGATGTTGACCGAGTCCTTTATGATGATCGTATTGAATCAATTCCATTTGATGAACCTACAGATTTAGTTGCTATCACCGTTGAAACCTACACTGCGAGAAGAGCCTACTGGATTGCTAATCAATTTAGACTGCGAGGAGTTCCAGTTGTGATGGGTGGCTATCACCCAACCTTTATGCCACATGAGGCATTAAGGTATGCCGATTCCGTGGCCATCGGTGATGCTGAAGGGATTTGGAACGAAATTTTAAACGATTTTAAAAATAATGAATTAAAACCAGTCTACCGGCAAAATGCCTTAAGGCCTCTAAAATACATTAAACCTGACAGATCTATTTTTTCAGGGAAAAGGTACGCGCCTATTCCTCTTGTACAGTACGCGCGAGGATGTAAGTATGCTTGCGAATTTTGTTCAATCAGTGCATTTTATGGAAAAAATCTTCGCCAAAGAAATATATCGGAAGTCATCGAAGAAATTGAAACTCTAAACAGAAAACATATATTTATTGTTGACGACAATATTTTTGTTGATGAACGTAAGGCTGAGCTCTTTTTTGAAGCATTAATTCCCCTAAAAATTAAATGGAGTAGTCAAGTAAGTATTGATGTGGCATTAAATCCAAAGCTTTTGAATTTAATGAAAAAAAGCGGCTGCTTGAGTGTCGTTGTTGGGTTTGAGAGTTTAAGTTTTAAAAACCTTGCACAAATGAAAAAAGGTTGGAATTTAAAACAAAACTATGAAACGGCGATTGAGAGATTGCGAGACATCGGGGTCATGATCTATGGCACTTTTGTGCATGGCTACGATAATGATACAAAAGATACTTTTGAAGAAACCGTTAACTTTGCAATTAAAAATAAATTTTTTTTGGCTAACTTCAATCCGTTAACTCCAACTCCCGGAGCTAAACTTTATACGCGCCTTAAAAAAGAAGGTAAACTCTTAAATGATCCTTGGTGGTTAGATCCCAATTATGCTTATGGCAAAGCAACCTTTACTCCCAAAGGAATGACTCCGACAGAACTCGAAGAAGGCTGTTTTTGGGCAAGAAAAGAATTCAATAAATTTCAAAATATAGTGTATCGATCTAATGATTTTAAGGCCAACATGGGATCTCCCTATTCATCTCTTGTTTTTTGGGGAGCAAATCTAGTTTCGAAGTATGAAATCTTAAGAAAACAAGGTTCACCTTTAGGAATTGCTCAATCTGAAATTCCAGTTCTTAAGACTGATTTCAATTTCAATAAACCTATTTTTGATACAACAGGAAAGATAGTGAAAAATGTTGAGGAAGGTGATCCGCCTATTTATGGGTATGGAGTTGGAGAAGTATGA
- a CDS encoding B12-binding domain-containing radical SAM protein, translated as MKVTFIKPRIGTGIDSLYIEEGRMEPLTIAVLASLTPDDFEIKFYDDRIEEIPYDEATDLVAITVETWTARRSYQISNEFRKRGVKVIMGGFHPTLAPNEVAQYCDSVFTGDAEWKWHEVLEDLKNKNLKSIYHSKPGIAQKSRILPRRDIFENKNYLPITLMQFSRGCHFSCNFCAISKFFDKKQFHREIDDVLLELEKRKHKLVFFVDDNFCANRKLAKEMCQAMIPLKLKWVSQASIDMTLDKDLMSSMAKSGCMGHVIGFESISEFELIKMKKSHPNLSKYNNPTYQDQIEILRDYGLQTWASFTFGYDSDTLDTIKRTVDFAIANKFCFGAFNILKPYPNTALYNSLNEQHRLLWDGKWWNHPNYQFNHSTFIPKQMSPDELTVALDEARKLWSSPLVMIKRYLDPKTHMSSLFRSIIYWTYNPIYGRENRRKQGIKFGLKEQ; from the coding sequence ATGAAAGTTACCTTTATTAAACCTAGAATTGGAACTGGCATAGATAGCTTGTATATTGAGGAAGGACGAATGGAGCCATTAACTATAGCTGTCTTGGCATCCTTAACTCCAGACGATTTTGAGATTAAATTTTATGATGATCGCATTGAGGAAATTCCCTATGATGAAGCAACGGATCTTGTTGCGATAACGGTCGAAACTTGGACGGCAAGACGATCCTATCAAATTTCTAACGAATTTCGAAAACGAGGCGTAAAGGTAATTATGGGGGGATTTCATCCTACTCTTGCTCCTAATGAAGTTGCACAATATTGTGACTCGGTTTTTACTGGTGATGCCGAATGGAAGTGGCATGAGGTCTTAGAAGATTTAAAAAACAAGAACTTAAAATCCATCTACCATTCAAAGCCTGGAATTGCACAAAAAAGTAGAATTCTGCCCCGCAGAGACATTTTTGAAAATAAAAATTACCTACCTATTACTCTGATGCAGTTTAGCCGAGGCTGCCATTTCTCTTGTAATTTTTGCGCGATCAGTAAATTTTTTGATAAAAAACAGTTTCACCGAGAAATTGATGATGTTTTGTTAGAGCTTGAAAAAAGAAAACATAAACTTGTTTTTTTTGTAGATGATAATTTTTGTGCTAATAGGAAATTAGCAAAAGAAATGTGCCAAGCCATGATCCCATTAAAATTAAAGTGGGTAAGCCAGGCAAGTATTGATATGACCCTTGACAAAGATTTGATGAGCTCCATGGCAAAAAGTGGATGCATGGGTCATGTCATTGGATTTGAAAGTATTTCTGAATTCGAATTAATAAAAATGAAAAAATCACACCCGAATCTTTCAAAATATAATAATCCAACATACCAAGATCAAATCGAAATACTTAGAGACTATGGATTGCAGACTTGGGCTTCTTTTACTTTTGGATATGATTCAGATACCCTTGATACAATAAAAAGAACGGTTGATTTTGCGATAGCTAATAAATTTTGTTTTGGTGCTTTTAATATTTTGAAGCCGTATCCAAATACGGCATTATATAATTCATTAAATGAACAACACAGACTCTTATGGGATGGAAAATGGTGGAATCATCCAAACTATCAATTTAACCATTCAACGTTTATTCCCAAACAAATGAGTCCTGATGAATTAACTGTTGCTTTGGATGAGGCTAGAAAACTATGGAGCAGTCCTTTGGTAATGATAAAACGTTACTTGGATCCGAAAACGCACATGAGCTCCTTGTTTAGATCGATAATATATTGGACCTACAATCCAATATATGGCCGGGAAAATCGAAGGAAACAGGGTATTAAATTTGGGTTAAAGGAACAATGA
- a CDS encoding Rieske 2Fe-2S domain-containing protein — MKKYPFSWYPIGTSSMIKLGQVKSICLFDQEWILFRGFSGKLGLVQSHCEHMGTHLKKGKVIADEIQCPFHLFRYNTYGICKVSCKTEQYTLGKKNFTVKEKYNVIFIFPGEKEKFDFSEIIDIKNEALSYVFTKKLNTPFESLIFNGFDPHHLSKIHNREIDGDLKFTSKNKFHLRAQFSLKNLNKNFYDKFVNLLGSKNQFFYLECWGGNTAVISNHRLNFNVVISSVPIKENLSQIFIFSLIEKKNGFFRNLRATLLIHLVNFLAVRFLDPDVRIVENMKPEIKTLIPEFDAPVKTFWNYWDHLEKYE, encoded by the coding sequence ATGAAGAAATATCCCTTTTCTTGGTATCCCATCGGAACATCCTCTATGATTAAACTGGGACAAGTAAAGTCCATCTGTTTATTTGATCAAGAGTGGATTCTTTTTCGAGGCTTTAGCGGAAAACTAGGCCTAGTTCAGAGCCACTGTGAGCATATGGGAACACATTTAAAAAAAGGAAAAGTCATTGCTGATGAAATTCAATGTCCTTTTCATTTATTTAGATACAATACTTACGGAATTTGTAAGGTAAGTTGCAAGACGGAACAGTATACTTTAGGAAAGAAAAATTTTACAGTGAAAGAAAAATATAATGTTATTTTTATTTTTCCTGGAGAAAAAGAAAAGTTCGATTTTTCTGAAATAATTGATATAAAAAATGAAGCCTTAAGTTACGTATTTACCAAAAAATTAAACACTCCCTTTGAATCATTAATTTTTAATGGATTTGATCCTCACCATTTAAGCAAAATTCACAATAGAGAAATTGATGGCGATTTGAAGTTTACATCAAAAAATAAATTTCATTTAAGGGCGCAATTCTCGTTAAAAAATTTAAATAAAAATTTTTATGATAAGTTCGTTAATCTTTTGGGATCTAAAAATCAATTTTTTTATCTTGAATGCTGGGGTGGAAACACCGCCGTTATAAGCAATCACAGGCTAAATTTTAATGTTGTTATTTCTTCCGTCCCTATAAAAGAAAATTTGAGTCAAATATTTATTTTTTCTCTCATCGAGAAAAAGAACGGATTTTTTCGAAATTTACGGGCTACCTTATTGATTCATTTGGTTAATTTTTTAGCTGTTCGTTTTTTAGACCCAGACGTTCGCATCGTTGAGAACATGAAACCTGAAATTAAAACATTAATTCCTGAATTTGATGCCCCAGTAAAAACATTTTGGAATTATTGGGATCATCTCGAAAAATATGAATAA
- a CDS encoding fatty acid desaturase — MNKLLRNKSDLQSLLFMLILSVLYIVPFVFRLSLSSKIFILPFSIILSMSVNQINHNHCHVSIFTVPFLNRFVDFWISILRGGPCSLIVYIHNMNHHLFLPSKKDVFHISNSRRKNRLVNLLSYTYVTMLRFKKKWKKNKLLLPAKLVKNVQNEMIVSYSTLIFVFIYDPLNAIIFILFPMMAGNTFLVFSNLIQHENCDLKSKYNFSRNFVSKIENFLFFNGGFHTAHHLAPTIHWSELPMKHRKIKENIDNNLLQNSFFGYTFNSFFRKNSGQKND, encoded by the coding sequence ATGAATAAACTTTTAAGAAATAAATCAGATCTGCAAAGTCTATTATTTATGTTAATTTTAAGTGTTTTATATATTGTTCCTTTTGTCTTTAGGCTGAGCTTATCATCTAAAATATTCATTTTACCTTTTTCAATCATCCTCAGCATGTCAGTGAATCAAATCAATCACAATCATTGTCATGTCTCTATTTTCACTGTTCCCTTTCTAAATCGATTCGTTGACTTTTGGATCAGCATTCTAAGAGGGGGTCCCTGCAGTTTGATCGTCTATATTCACAATATGAATCATCACCTATTTTTACCTTCAAAAAAGGATGTTTTTCATATTTCAAACTCAAGAAGAAAAAATCGGTTGGTGAACTTGTTGTCTTACACTTATGTCACCATGTTACGTTTCAAAAAAAAATGGAAAAAAAACAAATTGTTATTACCTGCTAAGCTGGTTAAAAATGTTCAAAATGAAATGATAGTTTCTTATTCAACTTTGATATTCGTTTTTATCTATGACCCTTTAAATGCCATTATTTTTATACTTTTTCCAATGATGGCAGGAAACACTTTTTTAGTCTTTTCGAACTTAATTCAGCATGAAAATTGCGACTTAAAAAGTAAGTATAATTTTTCTAGAAATTTTGTTTCGAAAATTGAAAATTTCTTATTTTTCAACGGTGGATTTCATACGGCCCACCATTTAGCTCCGACAATTCATTGGTCGGAGCTACCTATGAAGCATAGAAAAATTAAGGAAAATATAGATAACAACTTGCTTCAGAATTCTTTTTTTGGATACACATTTAATAGTTTTTTCCGTAAGAATTCGGGGCAAAAAAATGATTAA
- a CDS encoding GH3 auxin-responsive promoter family protein — protein MINSRLGHTLIKLSAKSDYILFKANSLSLKESQLAILGKVLGCKKSGLISYSDFQSKYPVTTYSDYLTKIDNHKQALSIEFKNFLRFQPTSGSTEKIKWIPYTKEFINEFNRALNPWIYDLYSRYPEIKNGKHYWALSWLPNEFRNKNIVLDDSELFSFWKKHLLKSTFAINQRVDLALSLEDSLLATLVYLVNARDLCLLSVWSPIFLTELIEFLTLHKETVSKILSKGRWEELNFHKKVKCPFNPKQGKILKEIFSSDLKNNLSKLWPNLKLISCWTTGSSKKLFPKLTTLFPTTTIQGKGLWATEGVVTIPFENKYPLAYLSHFYEFRELDSDNILPSWDLKKGQIVEPILTSSNSFYRYKLGDILKVVDSYNSVPCFEFIERFKTIDLVGEKLSFQILKEIIENIESDFGIANSFFSIKQEANEYQYVYFFESPKVQGNSNDLLEKKIEDMLSENYHYALARQLFQLKRLKTIKIDNIVNKLVKIRKSNVLLGNLKLEPYISLNEVEFEKICF, from the coding sequence ATGATTAATTCTAGATTAGGACACACATTAATTAAGCTTTCAGCTAAGTCTGATTACATCTTATTTAAGGCTAACTCTCTTTCTTTAAAGGAAAGCCAACTTGCCATTTTAGGGAAAGTGCTCGGTTGTAAAAAATCTGGGTTGATTTCCTATAGTGATTTTCAATCCAAATACCCGGTAACCACTTATTCTGATTATTTAACAAAAATTGATAATCACAAACAGGCGTTATCAATTGAGTTCAAGAATTTTCTAAGATTTCAGCCTACCAGTGGGTCCACAGAAAAAATCAAATGGATTCCTTACACCAAGGAGTTTATCAATGAATTCAATCGGGCTTTAAATCCATGGATCTACGACCTATATTCAAGATATCCAGAAATAAAAAATGGGAAACACTATTGGGCCTTATCATGGCTTCCTAATGAGTTTCGAAATAAAAACATCGTTTTGGATGATTCCGAGTTGTTTTCATTTTGGAAAAAGCATTTACTTAAATCAACCTTTGCGATTAACCAAAGGGTAGATTTGGCGCTTTCTTTAGAGGACAGCCTGCTGGCCACTTTAGTTTATTTAGTAAATGCCAGGGATTTATGCTTACTGTCTGTTTGGAGTCCAATCTTTCTGACTGAACTTATTGAGTTTTTAACCCTCCACAAAGAGACAGTATCAAAAATTCTATCCAAAGGGAGGTGGGAAGAACTTAATTTTCATAAAAAAGTGAAATGTCCTTTCAACCCGAAACAAGGAAAAATATTAAAAGAAATTTTTAGTTCAGATTTGAAGAATAATTTGTCCAAACTCTGGCCAAACCTAAAATTAATTAGCTGTTGGACAACTGGAAGTAGTAAAAAATTGTTTCCAAAATTAACGACTCTATTTCCAACGACCACTATTCAAGGTAAAGGACTCTGGGCGACAGAAGGGGTGGTAACAATTCCTTTTGAAAACAAATATCCTTTAGCCTACCTAAGTCACTTCTATGAGTTTAGAGAACTTGATTCCGACAACATTTTACCCTCCTGGGATCTTAAAAAAGGACAAATCGTGGAACCCATTTTGACCTCTAGCAATTCATTCTATAGATACAAACTGGGCGATATCTTAAAAGTGGTAGATAGCTATAACTCAGTTCCATGCTTCGAATTTATTGAAAGGTTTAAAACGATTGATTTGGTTGGCGAAAAATTAAGTTTTCAAATCTTAAAAGAAATTATTGAGAACATAGAATCTGATTTTGGAATTGCAAATTCTTTTTTTTCGATAAAACAGGAAGCCAATGAATATCAATACGTCTATTTTTTTGAAAGCCCAAAGGTTCAAGGAAACTCAAATGACCTACTAGAAAAAAAAATTGAAGATATGCTAAGTGAGAATTATCATTATGCGTTGGCTCGACAGTTGTTCCAATTAAAAAGATTAAAGACAATTAAGATTGATAATATCGTCAATAAATTAGTTAAAATTAGAAAAAGTAATGTGTTACTTGGAAATCTAAAACTAGAACCATACATATCTTTAAATGAGGTCGAATTTGAAAAAATTTGTTTCTGA
- a CDS encoding sulfite exporter TauE/SafE family protein, which yields MKKFVSEYYSNWLLVFVLSWLTVYVSMITEPLSLARQNWIFIFVGFFSAIIGNITAIGGGIVFIPVMIFIFHLSPLVALKVAIVSQCFGMTSGAIAWTKKQKIPKLLFYYTIPGLILGTLVSSLIFKPKPLLIKGLFGPVSIFLGFLILLHALKQNNSPNLEKGYIEKLATNLKSKFILLSVSFLGGLITGWIAIGEGEIVASYLMYFQGLSAHLSIAFGVVLLSINSLVLCLIHVLFLDGIPWEIGLFTGLGCVFGARLAPLIATKINTKWIKIVFSFIAIADGLIFIYQFMITP from the coding sequence TTGAAAAAATTTGTTTCTGAATACTATTCCAACTGGTTACTTGTTTTCGTATTATCCTGGCTCACTGTTTACGTTTCAATGATCACTGAACCCTTATCTTTGGCTCGTCAAAATTGGATTTTTATTTTTGTAGGTTTTTTCTCAGCAATTATTGGAAATATCACAGCCATTGGGGGCGGAATTGTCTTCATTCCCGTAATGATTTTTATATTTCATTTGAGTCCCCTAGTCGCACTCAAAGTAGCTATAGTAAGCCAATGTTTTGGTATGACCTCGGGAGCCATTGCTTGGACAAAAAAACAAAAAATTCCCAAATTATTGTTTTATTATACGATTCCTGGATTGATTTTGGGCACTTTAGTGAGTTCCTTGATATTTAAACCAAAACCATTACTTATTAAAGGCTTGTTTGGACCTGTTTCAATTTTTTTAGGATTCCTTATATTGTTGCATGCATTAAAACAAAACAATAGTCCTAACCTTGAAAAAGGCTACATTGAAAAATTGGCCACCAACCTAAAATCAAAGTTCATTTTACTTTCGGTTTCCTTTTTAGGAGGACTCATTACTGGGTGGATTGCTATCGGCGAGGGCGAAATTGTTGCCAGTTACTTGATGTATTTTCAAGGGCTATCGGCACACCTTTCCATCGCTTTTGGAGTTGTTCTTCTCTCGATCAACTCTTTAGTCTTATGTTTAATACATGTGTTGTTTCTTGATGGAATTCCCTGGGAAATTGGCTTGTTTACTGGGTTGGGATGTGTTTTTGGAGCCAGATTGGCTCCTTTAATTGCAACGAAAATAAATACAAAATGGATCAAAATCGTATTTTCGTTTATCGCCATTGCCGATGGATTGATATTTATTTATCAGTTTATGATAACCCCATGA